One stretch of Ostrinia nubilalis chromosome 11, ilOstNubi1.1, whole genome shotgun sequence DNA includes these proteins:
- the LOC135076317 gene encoding juvenile hormone esterase-like isoform X1, with amino-acid sequence MVQVRVAEGVLDGESVTSGGKTFYSFKGIPYAAPPVGNLRFKAPQPPIPWDGVRDAKKFGDICYQFNYLTQSREKGSEDCLYLNVYSPNLKPAQRLPVMIWIHGGAFCCGSGNDDIYGPDYLIENEVILVTLNYRLEVLGFLCLDTEDVPGNAGIKDQVAAMRWVRKNISNFGGDPENITIFGQSAGAACVTYHCVSPMTKGLFKRAIAQSGCMLNSWAHAYRPRERAIALAKHLGWTSEQEQDLYEFFKSQPMESIAEIQIPIMARETDLSMYEIQFTVVSEKIFPNVETYFTGDIIEALKTNIHEGIELIIGYNEDEGTSNVMVTRNMENMINQANTYDDFFLSKPLSLYCSVDGDKIDMANTMKKYYLGNKRVQIKNVDALSNYFSAEGIKFGIWEFAKYFAAQNKVYMYKFGCKSERNLFSKIYGVTKYYNNAHLVGHCDEMGYLFPVKIIKQNIKASSDTFAMIKTMSTMWTNFAKQGNPNINSGLMPMWRQFKADSQHYLMIGRDLIRRRIPDKEEQEFWQNLYNKYLPRYLYQNCNKLLSV; translated from the exons ATGGTGCAAGTGAGGGTGGCTGAAGGTGTTCTGGATGGAGAATCAGTAACCAGTGGAGGCAAGACGTTCTACAGTTTTAAAGGCATCCCGTACGCTGCACCTCCAGTAGGAAATTTAAGATTCAAG GCTCCCCAACCGCCGATCCCATGGGATGGAGTCCGAGATGCCAAAAAGTTTGGTGACATTTGTTATCAATTCAACTATTTAACGCAATCCCGCGAGAAAGGCAGCGAGGATTGTCTTTATCTCAACGTTTACTCGCCCAATTTGAAGCCGGCCCAACGTTTGCCGGTCATGATCTGGATCCACGGAGGCGCCTTCTGTTGCGGCAGCGGCAACGACGACATCTACGGACCCGACTACCTCATCGAAAACGAAGTAATCCTCGTCACCCTAAACTACAGACTAGAAGTCCTTGGATTTCTGTGTCTGGACACCGAAGACGTTCCAGGCAATGCGGGAATAAAAGACCAAGTCGCCGCAATGAGATGGGTCAGAAAGAACATCTCTAACTTCGGTGGTGACCCTGAAAACATCACCATTTTTGGACAGAGTGCTGGAGCCGCCTGCGTCACCTACCACTGTGTCTCGCCGATGACCAAGGGTCTGTTCAAAAGGGCCATCGCTCAAAGCGGATGCATGCTGAACTCCTGGGCGCATGCCTACAGACCGCGCGAAAGAGCAATCGCTCTGGCTAAGCACTTAGGATGGACTTCGGAACAAGAACAAGACCTCTATGAGTTCTTCAAATCCCAACCCATGGAATCTATTGCGGAAATTCAAATACCGATAATGGCGCGCGAAACAGATTTATCAATGTACGAAATTCAGTTTACAGTTgttagtgaaaaaatatttcctaaCGTTGAAACGTATTTTACTGGTGATATTATAGAAGCACTCAAAACGAATATACACGAAGGAATCGAACTAATTATAGGCTACAATGAAGATGAGGGAACTTCGAATGTAATGGTGACTCGCAACATGGAAAATATGATTAATCAAGCAAACACCTATGATGACTTTTTTCTCTCAAAACCCTTGTCTTTATACTGCAGTGTAGATGGTGATAAAATTGATATGGCAAacacaatgaaaaaatattacttagGGAATAAAAGAGTGCAGATAAAAAATGTAGACGCATTATCGAATTATTTTTCTGCCGAAGGCATCAAATTTGGGATATGGGAGTTCGCAAAATATTTCGCTGCCCAAAACAAAGTGTACATGTATAAATTCGGTTGTAAATCTGAGAGGAacttattttctaaaatatatGGCGTGACAAAATACTACAACAACGCACATTTGGTGGGGCACTGTGATGAAATGGGATACCTTTTCCCagtcaaaattataaaacaGAATATTAAGGCGTCTTCTGACACGTTCGCGATGATCAAAACGATGTCAACAATGTGGACTAATTTTGCAAAACAAGG GAACCCAAACATAAACTCCGGTCTAATGCCCATGTGGAGGCAGTTCAAAGCTGACTCACAGCACTACCTGATGATCGGGAGGGACCTGATCCGGCGCAGGATACCTGACAAGGAAGAGCAAGAATTCTGGCAAAATTTGTACAACAAATACTTACCTCGTTACCTTTACCAGAACTGTAACAAACTATTAAGTGTATAA
- the LOC135076317 gene encoding juvenile hormone esterase-like isoform X2: MVQVRVAEGILDGESGTSGVKTYYSFKGIPYAAPPVGNLRFKAPQPPIPWDGVRDAKKFGDICYQFNYLTQTRENGSEDCLYLNVYSPNLKPAQRLPVMIWIHGGGFCCGSGNDDVYGPDYLIENGVILVTLNYRLEVLGFLCLDTEDVPGNAGIKDQVAAMRWVRKNISNFGGDPENITIFGQSAGAACVTYHCVSPMTKGLFKRAIAQSGCMLNSWAHAYRPRERAIALAKHLGWTSEQEQDLYEFFKSQPMESIAEIQIPIMAREKDLSMYEIQFTVVSEKIFPNVETYFTGDIIEALKTNIHEGVELIIGYNEDEGTSNVMVTRNMQNMINQANTYDDFFLSKPLSLYCSVDGDKIDMANTMKKYYLGNKRVQIKNVDALSNYFSAEGIKFGIWEFAKYFAAQNKVYMYKFCCKSERNLFSKIYGVTKYYNNTHLVGHCDEMGYLFPVKIIKQNIKASSDTFAMIKTMSTMWTNFAKQGNPHINSGLMPMWRQFKADSQHYLMIGRDLIRRRIPDKEEQEFWQNLYNKYLPRYLYQNCNKLLSV, from the exons ATGGTGCAAGTGAGGGTGGCTGAAGGTATTCTGGATGGAGAATCAGGAACTAGTGGTGTCAAGACGTACTACAGCTTTAAAGGCATCCCGTACGCTGCACCTCCAGTAGGAAATTTAAGATTCAAG GCTCCCCAACCGCCGATCCCATGGGATGGCGTCCGAGATGCCAAAAAGTTTGGTGACATTTGTTATCAATTCAACTATTTAACGCAAACCCGCGAGAACGGCAGCGAGGATTGTCTTTATCTCAATGTTTACTCGCCCAATTTGAAGCCGGCCCAACGTTTGCCGGTCATGATCTGGATCCACGGAGGCGGCTTCTGCTGCGGCAGCGGCAACGACGACGTCTACGGACCCGACTACCTCATCGAAAACGGAGTAATCCTCGTTACCCTAAACTACAGACTAGAAGTCCTCGGATTTCTGTGTCTGGACACCGAAGACGTTCCAGGCAATGCGGGAATAAAAGACCAAGTCGCCGCAATGAGATGGGTACGAAAGAACATCTCTAACTTCGGTGGTGACCCTGAAAACATCACCATATTTGGACAGAGTGCTGGAGCCGCCTGCGTCACCTACCACTGTGTCTCGCCGATGACCAAGGGTCTGTTCAAAAGGGCCATCGCTCAAAGCGGATGCATGCTGAACTCGTGGGCGCATGCCTACAGACCGCGCGAAAGAGCAATTGCTCTGGCTAAGCACTTAGGATGGACTTCGGAACAAGAACAAGACCTCTATGAGTTCTTCAAATCCCAACCCATGGAATCTATTGCGGAAATTCAAATACCGATAATGGCGCGCGAAAAAGATTTATCAATGTACGAAATCCAGTTTACAGTTGTtagtgaaaaaatattcccTAACGTTGAAACGTATTTTACTGGTGATATTATAGAAGCACTCAAAACGAATATACACGAAGGAGTCGAACTAATTATAGGCTACAATGAAGATGAGGGAACTTCGAATGTAATGGTGACTCGCAACATGCAAAATATGATTAATCAAGCCAACACCTATGATGACTTTTTTCTCTCAAAACCCTTGTCTTTATACTGCAGTGTAGATGGTGATAAAATTGATATGGCAAacacaatgaaaaaatattacttagGGAATAAAAGAGTGCAGATAAAAAATGTAGACGCATTATCGAATTATTTTTCTGCCGAAGGCATCAAATTTGGGATATGGGAGTTCGCAAAATATTTCGCTGCCCAAAACAAAGTGTACATGTATAAATTCTGTTGTAAATCTGAAAGGAacttattttctaaaatatatGGCGTGACAAAATACTACAACAACACACATTTGGTGGGGCACTGTGATGAAATGGGATACCTTTTCCCagtcaaaattataaaacaGAATATTAAGGCGTCTTCTGACACGTTCGCGATGATCAAAACGATGTCAACAATGTGGACTAATTTTGCAAAACAAGG GAACCCACACATAAACTCCGGTCTAATGCCCATGTGGAGGCAGTTCAAAGCTGACTCGCAGCACTACCTGATGATCGGGAGGGACCTGATCCGGCGCAGGATACCTGACAAGGAAGAGCAAGAATTCTGGCAAAATTTGTACAACAAATACTTACCCCGTTACCTTTACCAGAACTGTAACAAACTATTAAGTGTATAA
- the LOC135075918 gene encoding juvenile hormone esterase-like, with amino-acid sequence MVQVKISDGILGGEKVHSDICGDFYSFKGIPYAAPPVGDLRFKAPQPPIPWEGVRPAKKCASSCYQFNFMTRTRLNGSEDCLYLNVYSPNLTPAKPLPVMFFIHGGAFSCGSGDDDVYGPEFLIQHDVVLVTLNYRLEILGFLCLDTEDAPGNQGIKDQVAAMRWVQKNISQFGGDPNNVTIFGQSGGAACVTMHCISPMTKGLFKRAVAQSGCMISWWCQFYRPRDRALALAKTLGCNSEDDKELYEFFKNQPVERLCEIQVPIMLKEKEHDLYDTQFCIVSEKVFPNVETFFTGDILENLKNNVHEGVELLIGHNEDEGIINIAATHDIKRTLYYANNFKEYFVPRPLAYYCSIDDQLDIGQKIKEYYLNNRTLTTKNLNLLVKYFTAESFKIGIWQMAKYFSVKNKVYMYRFKCKSERNFFVALCGMSEYFPGGTVVCHIDEIAYLFPVKAINQKINPSSHTFKLIKTVTQLWTNFAKTGNPTPDTSLGVSWRQFKANSQNYMDIGNQLVRGTTPDRDEQLFWANIFSKYLPNGIYKNMEL; translated from the exons ATGGTTCAAGTTAAAATAAGTGATGGCATCCTCGGAGGGGAAAAAGTACATAGTGATATTTGCGGAGACTTCTACAGCTTCAAAGGAATCCCTTACGCCGCACCTCCCGTAGGGGATTTGAGATTTAAG gCACCACAACCACCGATCCCATGGGAAGGCGTTCGGCCGGCCAAGAAGTGTGCCAGTTCCTGCTACCAGTTCAACTTCATGACTCGCACCCGTCTCAACGGCAGTGAGGACTGTCTGTACCTGAACGTGTATTCTCCCAACCTGACCCCGGCGAAACCGTTGCCAGTCATGTTTTTTATTCACGGGGGCGCATTCTCCTGCGGCAGCGGTGACGACGACGTCTACGGGCCAGAATTCCTGATCCAGCATGATGTAGTCCTTGTCACTCTAAATTACCGCCTCGAAATTCTCGGCTTCCTATGCCTAGACACAGAAGATGCTCCTGGCAACCAGGGAATAAAAGACCAAGTCGCTGCCATGAGATGGGTTCAGAAAAACATCTCACAGTTCGGAGGTGACCCCAACAACGTCACCATTTTCGGACAGAGCGGCGGAGCAGCCTGCGTCACCATGCACTGCATCTCACCAATGACGAAAGGACTATTCAAACGAGCCGTCGCTCAAAGTGGATGCATGATAAGCTGGTGGTGTCAATTCTACAGACCTCGTGACCGAGCACTCGCTCTAGCAAAAACCCTGGGATGCAATTCTGAAGATGACAAAGAACTGTACGAGTTCTTCAAAAACCAACCGGTTGAGAGATTATGTGAAATCCAAGTACCCATAATGTTGAAGGAGAAGGAACATGATTTGTACGACACTCAATTTTGTATTGTGAGTGAGAAAGTTTTCCCTAACGTGGAAACTTTTTTCACTGGCGACATTTTAgagaatcttaaaaacaatgTTCACGAAGGGGTGGAGTTATTGATTGGGCACAATGAAGACGAAGGAATTATAAACATCGCGGCTACACATGACATCAAGAGAACGCTTTACTACGCTAACAATTTCAAAGAGTATTTTGTTCCACGTCCCCTAGCTTACTACTGTAGTATTGATGACCAGCTAGACATTGGACAAAAGATAAAAgagtattatttaaataacagaACTCTCACAACGAAAAATTTGAACTTGTTAGTGAAATATTTTACGGCTGAATCTTTTAAAATAGGAATTTGGCAGATGGCAAAGTATTTTTCGGTGAAGAACAAAGTGTACATGTACAGGTTTAAATGCAAATCCGAGAGAAACTTCTTCGTAGCGCTGTGCGGGATGTCAGAATACTTCCCAGGGGGCACAGTGGTGTGCCATATCGACGAGATAGCTTATCTGTTCCCAGTGAAGGCCATCAACCAGAAGATAAACCCTTCGTCACATACCTTCAAACTGATCAAGACCGTGACACAGCTTTGGACAAACTTTGCGAAAACCGG GAACCCAACTCCTGACACCAGTCTTGGCGTCAGCTGGAGACAGTTCAAAGCGAACAGCCAGAACTACATGGACATAGGCAACCAGCTCGTCAGGGGCACCACACCAGACAGGGATGAGCAACTATTCTGGGCGAACATCTTCAGCAAATACCTGCCCAATGGAATATAtaaaaatatggaactataA